The following proteins are co-located in the Oncorhynchus gorbuscha isolate QuinsamMale2020 ecotype Even-year linkage group LG22, OgorEven_v1.0, whole genome shotgun sequence genome:
- the LOC124009296 gene encoding olfactomedin-like protein 2B isoform X3 produces the protein MMMSRLQLLLLLWCAIALTWAPVASSDVMENSLTDVHDGIKEQLEQTEGPLLDDEMDNQENVLTQLLGDYDKVKTLSEGSDCRCKCIVRPLSRSACRRIEEGAATAEDFYTVETVTSGPNCKKCACIAPPSALNPCEGDYRFKKLQEAGKDDIKLSTIMELLEGAFYGMDLLKLHSVTTKLLRRVDNIETTFSRNHTEKEKVSVRSRSSEENEREKERRAQQRMEKRKRLTELKPSLQKDTAAAYTNTEKYEERYVGAKDQGATRPMLKRSQPEDREEPQWPLKGKVGPNGMVIRGVTFYKANTVDDGAAEELTAEEALSGDGSMDLLIDDQLLRPTQPRPVAGPPTPASQDRKGNPDDQATDTPKTAASPQRNPITSAPGATGTPSTTVSIPTTTTIQTNTNTPVATTTTTIQPATTTTTTQPATTRKLETLSVLTMSPTTALQNVNSTTAPTSKVTSVPRPKHHISWTEGHSEVPSATPKVPGLCKDTLATISDPVTHNTYGRKEGAWMKDPKGNGNLIYVTNYYYGNNLLEFRDMDTFKKGRFTNSYKLPYNWIGTGHVVYNGAFYYNRAFSRDIIKFDLRLRYVAAWTTLHDAVFEEEEDSSWRWRGHSDIDFGVDESGLWLVYPALDEEGFHQEVIMLNRVNPADLSLQSTFRTGLRRHFYGNSFVICGVLYAVDNYERTHANISYAFDTHTHTQMIPRLPFTNNYTYTTQIDYNPKDKKLYSWDNGHQVTYDVIFAY, from the exons ATGATGATGTCTAGGTTGCAGCTATTGCTCCTGTTGTGGTGCGCCATCGCCCTCACTTGGGCACCAGTCGCATCCAGCGATGTGATGGAGAACTCTTTGACAGATGTCCATGATGGAATTAAAGAGCAACTAGAACAGACCGAGGGACCACTTCTGGATGATGAGATGGACAACCAGGAGAACGTTTTAACTCAG CTGCTGGGGgattatgacaaagtgaaaacgctGTCCGAAGGCTCAGACTGTCGCTGTAAATGTATTGTCAGACCCCTGAGCAGAAGTGCCTGCCGGCGGATAGAGGAGGGTGCAGCAACGGCTGAGGACTTTTACACCGTGGAGACTGTGACGTCGGGGCCTAACTGTAAAAAGTGTGCGTGCATAGCCCCGCCCTCTGCTCTGAATCCCTGCGAGGGAGATTACAGGTTCAAGAAGCTGCAGGAGGCGGGGAAAGATGACATCAAG CTCTCAACAATAATGGAGTTGCTGGAGGGAGCGTTTTACGGGATGGATCTGTTAAAGTTACACTCAGTTACAACTAAACTTCTCAGGAGGGTTGACAATATAGAAACG ACCTTTTCTCGTAACCACACGGAGAAGGAGAAAGTGAGTGTGAGGAGCCGCTCTAgtgaggagaatgagagagagaaggagagaagagcaCAGCAGAGGATGGAAAAGAGAAAACGTCTAACTGAGCTGAAGCCGTCCCTGCAGAAGGATACGGCTGCAGCCTATACTAACACAGAG AAGTATGAGGAGCGCTACGTGGGGGCCAAGGACCAAGGGGCCACCAGGCCCATGCTGAAGAGGAGCCAgccagaggacagggaggagccCCAGTGGCCCCTGAAAGGCAAGGTGGGGCCCAACGGCATGGTCATCAGAGGGGTGACCTTCTACAAGGCCAACACAGTGGACGATGGAGCCGCTGAAGAGCTCA CAGCAGAGGAAGCCCTGAGCGGTGATGGTTCCATGGACCTGCTCATCGATGACCAGCTACTGAGACCCACCCAGCCCAGACCTGTGGCAGGACCCCCGACACCTGCATCCCAAGACAGGAAGGGGAACCCAGATGACCAGGCCACTGACACCCCCAAAACAGCCGCTAGTCCCCAAAGGAATCCCATTACATCTGCCCCTGGAGCTACCGGGACACCATCAACCACTGTTTCCATCCCGACCACCACCACCATTCAAACAAACACTAACACACCGGTTGcgaccaccacaaccaccattcAACCAGcgactaccacaaccaccactcaACCAGCGACCACTAGAAAACTTGAAACCTTGTCTGTTTTGACCATGTCTCCAACCACTGCACTGCAAAATGTCAACAGCACCACAGCTCCGACCAGCAAGGTGACTAGTGTGCCCAGACCCAAGCATCACATCAGCTGGACAGAGGGCCACTCAGAGGTTCCCTCGGCGACCCCTAAAGtccctg GCCTGTGCAAAGACACTTTGGCCACCATCTCTGACCCAGTGACCCATAATACCTACGGCCGGAAGGAAGGTGCCTGGATGAAGGACCCGAAGGGCAACGGAAATTTAATCTATGTCACCAACTACTACTATGGCAACAACCTACTGGAATTCCGCGACATGGACACCTTCAAAAAAG GACGCTTCACCAATTCCTACAAGCTGCCGTACAACTGGATCGGCACGGGCCACGTCGTATACAACGGAGCCTTCTACTACAACCGGGCCTTCTCCCGTGACATCATCAAGTTTGACTTGCGTCTACGCTACGTTGCGGCCTGGACAACGCTGCACGACGCAGtgtttgaggaggaggaggactccTCCTGGAGGTGGCGAGGACACTCGGACATCGACTTTGGGGTGGACGAGAGCGGCCTGTGGTTGGTGTACCCTGCGCTGGACGAGGAGGGCTTCCACCAGGAAGTAATCATGCTAAACCGTGTGAACCCGGCTGACCTCAGCCTCCAGAGTACGTTCAGAACAGGCCTGAGGAGACACTTCTACGGAAACTCCTTTGTCATCTGTGGCGTCCTGTACGCGGTGGACAACTATGAGCGTACCCACGCCAATATATCCTACGCCtttgacacgcacacacacacccaaatgATCCCCAGATTACCGTTCACAAACAACTACACGTACACGACGCAAATCGACTACAACCCCAAGGACAAAAAGCTGTATTCATGGGACAACGGTCACCAGGTGACATACGATGTTATATTTGCATATTAA
- the LOC124009296 gene encoding olfactomedin-like protein 2B isoform X1 has translation MMMSRLQLLLLLWCAIALTWAPVASSDVMENSLTDVHDGIKEQLEQTEGPLLDDEMDNQENVLTQLLGDYDKVKTLSEGSDCRCKCIVRPLSRSACRRIEEGAATAEDFYTVETVTSGPNCKKCACIAPPSALNPCEGDYRFKKLQEAGKDDIKLSTIMELLEGAFYGMDLLKLHSVTTKLLRRVDNIETTFSRNHTEKEKVSVRSRSSEENEREKERRAQQRMEKRKRLTELKPSLQKDTAAAYTNTEKKYEERYVGAKDQGATRPMLKRSQPEDREEPQWPLKGKVGPNGMVIRGVTFYKANTVDDGAAEELTAEEALSGDGSMDLLIDDQLLRPTQPRPVAGPPTPASQDRKGNPDDQATDTPKTAASPQRNPITSAPGATGTPSTTVSIPTTTTIQTNTNTPVATTTTTIQPATTTTTTQPATTRKLETLSVLTMSPTTALQNVNSTTAPTSKVTSVPRPKHHISWTEGHSEVPSATPKVPGLCKDTLATISDPVTHNTYGRKEGAWMKDPKGNGNLIYVTNYYYGNNLLEFRDMDTFKKGRFTNSYKLPYNWIGTGHVVYNGAFYYNRAFSRDIIKFDLRLRYVAAWTTLHDAVFEEEEDSSWRWRGHSDIDFGVDESGLWLVYPALDEEGFHQEVIMLNRVNPADLSLQSTFRTGLRRHFYGNSFVICGVLYAVDNYERTHANISYAFDTHTHTQMIPRLPFTNNYTYTTQIDYNPKDKKLYSWDNGHQVTYDVIFAY, from the exons ATGATGATGTCTAGGTTGCAGCTATTGCTCCTGTTGTGGTGCGCCATCGCCCTCACTTGGGCACCAGTCGCATCCAGCGATGTGATGGAGAACTCTTTGACAGATGTCCATGATGGAATTAAAGAGCAACTAGAACAGACCGAGGGACCACTTCTGGATGATGAGATGGACAACCAGGAGAACGTTTTAACTCAG CTGCTGGGGgattatgacaaagtgaaaacgctGTCCGAAGGCTCAGACTGTCGCTGTAAATGTATTGTCAGACCCCTGAGCAGAAGTGCCTGCCGGCGGATAGAGGAGGGTGCAGCAACGGCTGAGGACTTTTACACCGTGGAGACTGTGACGTCGGGGCCTAACTGTAAAAAGTGTGCGTGCATAGCCCCGCCCTCTGCTCTGAATCCCTGCGAGGGAGATTACAGGTTCAAGAAGCTGCAGGAGGCGGGGAAAGATGACATCAAG CTCTCAACAATAATGGAGTTGCTGGAGGGAGCGTTTTACGGGATGGATCTGTTAAAGTTACACTCAGTTACAACTAAACTTCTCAGGAGGGTTGACAATATAGAAACG ACCTTTTCTCGTAACCACACGGAGAAGGAGAAAGTGAGTGTGAGGAGCCGCTCTAgtgaggagaatgagagagagaaggagagaagagcaCAGCAGAGGATGGAAAAGAGAAAACGTCTAACTGAGCTGAAGCCGTCCCTGCAGAAGGATACGGCTGCAGCCTATACTAACACAGAG AAGAAGTATGAGGAGCGCTACGTGGGGGCCAAGGACCAAGGGGCCACCAGGCCCATGCTGAAGAGGAGCCAgccagaggacagggaggagccCCAGTGGCCCCTGAAAGGCAAGGTGGGGCCCAACGGCATGGTCATCAGAGGGGTGACCTTCTACAAGGCCAACACAGTGGACGATGGAGCCGCTGAAGAGCTCA CAGCAGAGGAAGCCCTGAGCGGTGATGGTTCCATGGACCTGCTCATCGATGACCAGCTACTGAGACCCACCCAGCCCAGACCTGTGGCAGGACCCCCGACACCTGCATCCCAAGACAGGAAGGGGAACCCAGATGACCAGGCCACTGACACCCCCAAAACAGCCGCTAGTCCCCAAAGGAATCCCATTACATCTGCCCCTGGAGCTACCGGGACACCATCAACCACTGTTTCCATCCCGACCACCACCACCATTCAAACAAACACTAACACACCGGTTGcgaccaccacaaccaccattcAACCAGcgactaccacaaccaccactcaACCAGCGACCACTAGAAAACTTGAAACCTTGTCTGTTTTGACCATGTCTCCAACCACTGCACTGCAAAATGTCAACAGCACCACAGCTCCGACCAGCAAGGTGACTAGTGTGCCCAGACCCAAGCATCACATCAGCTGGACAGAGGGCCACTCAGAGGTTCCCTCGGCGACCCCTAAAGtccctg GCCTGTGCAAAGACACTTTGGCCACCATCTCTGACCCAGTGACCCATAATACCTACGGCCGGAAGGAAGGTGCCTGGATGAAGGACCCGAAGGGCAACGGAAATTTAATCTATGTCACCAACTACTACTATGGCAACAACCTACTGGAATTCCGCGACATGGACACCTTCAAAAAAG GACGCTTCACCAATTCCTACAAGCTGCCGTACAACTGGATCGGCACGGGCCACGTCGTATACAACGGAGCCTTCTACTACAACCGGGCCTTCTCCCGTGACATCATCAAGTTTGACTTGCGTCTACGCTACGTTGCGGCCTGGACAACGCTGCACGACGCAGtgtttgaggaggaggaggactccTCCTGGAGGTGGCGAGGACACTCGGACATCGACTTTGGGGTGGACGAGAGCGGCCTGTGGTTGGTGTACCCTGCGCTGGACGAGGAGGGCTTCCACCAGGAAGTAATCATGCTAAACCGTGTGAACCCGGCTGACCTCAGCCTCCAGAGTACGTTCAGAACAGGCCTGAGGAGACACTTCTACGGAAACTCCTTTGTCATCTGTGGCGTCCTGTACGCGGTGGACAACTATGAGCGTACCCACGCCAATATATCCTACGCCtttgacacgcacacacacacccaaatgATCCCCAGATTACCGTTCACAAACAACTACACGTACACGACGCAAATCGACTACAACCCCAAGGACAAAAAGCTGTATTCATGGGACAACGGTCACCAGGTGACATACGATGTTATATTTGCATATTAA
- the LOC124009296 gene encoding olfactomedin-like protein 2B isoform X2, with product MMMSRLQLLLLLWCAIALTWAPVASSDVMENSLTDVHDGIKEQLEQTEGPLLDDEMDNQENVLTQLLGDYDKVKTLSEGSDCRCKCIVRPLSRSACRRIEEGAATAEDFYTVETVTSGPNCKKCACIAPPSALNPCEGDYRFKKLQEAGKDDIKLSTIMELLEGAFYGMDLLKLHSVTTKLLRRVDNIETTFSRNHTEKEKVSVRSRSSEENEREKERRAQQRMEKRKRLTELKPSLQKDTAAAYTNTEKKYEERYVGAKDQGATRPMLKRSQPEDREEPQWPLKGKVGPNGMVIRGVTFYKANTVDDGAAEELTEEALSGDGSMDLLIDDQLLRPTQPRPVAGPPTPASQDRKGNPDDQATDTPKTAASPQRNPITSAPGATGTPSTTVSIPTTTTIQTNTNTPVATTTTTIQPATTTTTTQPATTRKLETLSVLTMSPTTALQNVNSTTAPTSKVTSVPRPKHHISWTEGHSEVPSATPKVPGLCKDTLATISDPVTHNTYGRKEGAWMKDPKGNGNLIYVTNYYYGNNLLEFRDMDTFKKGRFTNSYKLPYNWIGTGHVVYNGAFYYNRAFSRDIIKFDLRLRYVAAWTTLHDAVFEEEEDSSWRWRGHSDIDFGVDESGLWLVYPALDEEGFHQEVIMLNRVNPADLSLQSTFRTGLRRHFYGNSFVICGVLYAVDNYERTHANISYAFDTHTHTQMIPRLPFTNNYTYTTQIDYNPKDKKLYSWDNGHQVTYDVIFAY from the exons ATGATGATGTCTAGGTTGCAGCTATTGCTCCTGTTGTGGTGCGCCATCGCCCTCACTTGGGCACCAGTCGCATCCAGCGATGTGATGGAGAACTCTTTGACAGATGTCCATGATGGAATTAAAGAGCAACTAGAACAGACCGAGGGACCACTTCTGGATGATGAGATGGACAACCAGGAGAACGTTTTAACTCAG CTGCTGGGGgattatgacaaagtgaaaacgctGTCCGAAGGCTCAGACTGTCGCTGTAAATGTATTGTCAGACCCCTGAGCAGAAGTGCCTGCCGGCGGATAGAGGAGGGTGCAGCAACGGCTGAGGACTTTTACACCGTGGAGACTGTGACGTCGGGGCCTAACTGTAAAAAGTGTGCGTGCATAGCCCCGCCCTCTGCTCTGAATCCCTGCGAGGGAGATTACAGGTTCAAGAAGCTGCAGGAGGCGGGGAAAGATGACATCAAG CTCTCAACAATAATGGAGTTGCTGGAGGGAGCGTTTTACGGGATGGATCTGTTAAAGTTACACTCAGTTACAACTAAACTTCTCAGGAGGGTTGACAATATAGAAACG ACCTTTTCTCGTAACCACACGGAGAAGGAGAAAGTGAGTGTGAGGAGCCGCTCTAgtgaggagaatgagagagagaaggagagaagagcaCAGCAGAGGATGGAAAAGAGAAAACGTCTAACTGAGCTGAAGCCGTCCCTGCAGAAGGATACGGCTGCAGCCTATACTAACACAGAG AAGAAGTATGAGGAGCGCTACGTGGGGGCCAAGGACCAAGGGGCCACCAGGCCCATGCTGAAGAGGAGCCAgccagaggacagggaggagccCCAGTGGCCCCTGAAAGGCAAGGTGGGGCCCAACGGCATGGTCATCAGAGGGGTGACCTTCTACAAGGCCAACACAGTGGACGATGGAGCCGCTGAAGAGCTCA CAGAGGAAGCCCTGAGCGGTGATGGTTCCATGGACCTGCTCATCGATGACCAGCTACTGAGACCCACCCAGCCCAGACCTGTGGCAGGACCCCCGACACCTGCATCCCAAGACAGGAAGGGGAACCCAGATGACCAGGCCACTGACACCCCCAAAACAGCCGCTAGTCCCCAAAGGAATCCCATTACATCTGCCCCTGGAGCTACCGGGACACCATCAACCACTGTTTCCATCCCGACCACCACCACCATTCAAACAAACACTAACACACCGGTTGcgaccaccacaaccaccattcAACCAGcgactaccacaaccaccactcaACCAGCGACCACTAGAAAACTTGAAACCTTGTCTGTTTTGACCATGTCTCCAACCACTGCACTGCAAAATGTCAACAGCACCACAGCTCCGACCAGCAAGGTGACTAGTGTGCCCAGACCCAAGCATCACATCAGCTGGACAGAGGGCCACTCAGAGGTTCCCTCGGCGACCCCTAAAGtccctg GCCTGTGCAAAGACACTTTGGCCACCATCTCTGACCCAGTGACCCATAATACCTACGGCCGGAAGGAAGGTGCCTGGATGAAGGACCCGAAGGGCAACGGAAATTTAATCTATGTCACCAACTACTACTATGGCAACAACCTACTGGAATTCCGCGACATGGACACCTTCAAAAAAG GACGCTTCACCAATTCCTACAAGCTGCCGTACAACTGGATCGGCACGGGCCACGTCGTATACAACGGAGCCTTCTACTACAACCGGGCCTTCTCCCGTGACATCATCAAGTTTGACTTGCGTCTACGCTACGTTGCGGCCTGGACAACGCTGCACGACGCAGtgtttgaggaggaggaggactccTCCTGGAGGTGGCGAGGACACTCGGACATCGACTTTGGGGTGGACGAGAGCGGCCTGTGGTTGGTGTACCCTGCGCTGGACGAGGAGGGCTTCCACCAGGAAGTAATCATGCTAAACCGTGTGAACCCGGCTGACCTCAGCCTCCAGAGTACGTTCAGAACAGGCCTGAGGAGACACTTCTACGGAAACTCCTTTGTCATCTGTGGCGTCCTGTACGCGGTGGACAACTATGAGCGTACCCACGCCAATATATCCTACGCCtttgacacgcacacacacacccaaatgATCCCCAGATTACCGTTCACAAACAACTACACGTACACGACGCAAATCGACTACAACCCCAAGGACAAAAAGCTGTATTCATGGGACAACGGTCACCAGGTGACATACGATGTTATATTTGCATATTAA